The proteins below are encoded in one region of Sedimentibacter sp. zth1:
- a CDS encoding radical SAM protein translates to MYKNDTVFYPQDEMTTFLLPVTLGCPYNKCAFCSMYKDYKYGEVPFSDIEMQLLNGYIYTEKVFLIGADPMSIGFDKMKRLLDMIHQHLPYCACVASYASIKSIAKYSVEKLSILHDAGLRLLYIGFETGRDDILKLMNKGHTVNEAIKQAKKLNEAKLPFNSIIMYGIAGEGESVNNAVATAKMINHFITNKVITMNLTVFHGTELNSMVKRGDFISPNQKERLVEIRTLLENLKPKQPMIFDTTHPTNIIKIKGTLSQDKERLIDEVTNYIKVL, encoded by the coding sequence ATGTACAAAAATGATACGGTTTTTTATCCACAAGATGAAATGACCACTTTTTTATTACCGGTAACATTAGGATGTCCATATAACAAATGCGCATTTTGTTCTATGTATAAAGACTATAAATACGGTGAGGTTCCATTTTCGGATATAGAAATGCAATTACTAAATGGATATATCTATACTGAAAAAGTATTTTTGATAGGTGCAGATCCTATGTCAATAGGATTTGACAAAATGAAGCGATTATTAGATATGATACACCAGCATTTGCCGTATTGTGCGTGCGTGGCTTCATATGCGTCCATTAAGAGCATTGCCAAATATTCGGTTGAGAAACTATCCATTCTTCATGATGCGGGGCTTAGATTGCTTTATATCGGTTTTGAAACAGGTAGAGATGATATTCTAAAATTGATGAATAAAGGTCATACAGTAAATGAAGCAATTAAACAAGCAAAGAAACTTAATGAAGCAAAACTACCATTTAATTCTATTATTATGTATGGAATAGCTGGTGAAGGCGAATCTGTAAATAACGCAGTTGCAACTGCTAAAATGATTAATCATTTTATAACAAATAAAGTTATTACCATGAACCTAACAGTCTTTCACGGAACGGAGCTAAATAGCATGGTAAAAAGAGGTGATTTTATTTCTCCAAATCAAAAAGAACGATTAGTAGAAATAAGAACACTTTTAGAAAATCTCAAACCTAAGCAACCAATGATATTTGATACAACACATCCAACAAATATAATTAAGATAAAAGGTACATTGTCACAAGATAAAGAAAGATTAATAGATGAAGTAACAAATTATATAAAAGTTTTGTAA
- a CDS encoding DUF5320 domain-containing protein, with translation MPRRDGTGPMGQGAITGRGLGFCTGVNVGRYGVRGFGRGYKRGIGLGMGLGLGMGLGIGCRRGFGRYFRGQFSGSTDKEILSEHKELLQNRLNIISEQLDNLSEDDK, from the coding sequence ATGCCAAGAAGAGATGGAACGGGTCCTATGGGACAAGGAGCAATAACAGGAAGAGGTTTAGGATTTTGTACTGGAGTTAATGTTGGTAGATACGGTGTAAGAGGTTTTGGTCGTGGATATAAACGAGGAATAGGGCTTGGTATGGGATTAGGGCTTGGTATGGGATTAGGCATTGGATGCAGAAGAGGTTTTGGAAGATATTTTAGAGGTCAATTCTCCGGCTCGACTGACAAAGAAATACTGTCAGAACATAAAGAACTGCTTCAAAATAGACTGAATATAATCAGTGAACAGCTAGACAACCTGTCAGAGGATGATAAATAA
- a CDS encoding ABC transporter ATP-binding protein: MQNTKSCIKIFCKKSSKNLILGIIINIIGLFFTITQATILKKIISMATDGNPNDIIFDSCILISIVLVCRIIIYFLDIKKKQLIECNKQECRNLTVEKFLMQPLKNLYTFKQSDSKEKLDDDFRNVYAKLNNHLPNMISGILAILVYAILIARLNVSLVLIMIIIAVTQVIPPLFSKYFAAKFYIEDREAEAELSECVIAAYKGNATIKLYNLYEWFKKKISTANKKSEMVGRRSTTAFQADKAVQKLINNILNIVTYMVVGFYILHKHISIDEGVYVIALATSFYIEFNKVFNLIPEFSVLKKAAQRIDEWFLTEPNSVDMASFNKVNVINVSKNYGEKQVFKDVSFNLSSDKISFICGENGCGKSTLLKMMVGLINCSKGKISYDGFDPCFVSEQSLLKHINYLKQSDPVLTITSYEMFKMIDEVRIDNTMEIARKFGLNDDEIKNQMITELSGGQKKKVYLSIVLSNDDKFLLLDEPTNSLDKDGIEVLKELLKKRKKGAIIVTHDDDMMNLADKVVSMD, encoded by the coding sequence ATGCAGAATACAAAAAGTTGTATAAAGATATTTTGTAAGAAATCTTCAAAGAATCTCATTTTAGGAATAATAATTAATATAATTGGCTTGTTTTTTACTATTACACAAGCAACGATTTTGAAAAAGATAATATCAATGGCTACCGATGGAAACCCAAATGATATAATATTTGATTCTTGTATATTAATTTCAATTGTTTTAGTATGCAGGATAATAATCTATTTTCTTGATATCAAGAAGAAACAGCTTATTGAGTGTAATAAACAAGAATGTAGAAACCTAACAGTTGAAAAGTTTCTTATGCAACCTTTAAAAAATCTCTATACCTTTAAACAAAGTGATTCAAAAGAAAAGTTAGATGATGATTTCAGAAATGTTTATGCTAAACTCAACAATCATCTGCCTAATATGATATCTGGTATATTGGCAATTTTGGTTTATGCTATATTAATAGCAAGATTAAATGTAAGTCTAGTATTAATTATGATTATAATAGCTGTTACTCAAGTTATACCACCCTTATTTAGCAAGTATTTTGCAGCAAAGTTCTATATAGAAGATAGGGAAGCTGAAGCAGAACTCTCAGAATGTGTTATTGCAGCATATAAGGGTAATGCAACAATAAAGCTATATAATCTTTATGAATGGTTTAAGAAAAAAATTAGCACTGCCAATAAAAAATCGGAAATGGTCGGAAGGCGTTCTACTACTGCCTTTCAGGCGGATAAAGCAGTACAGAAACTCATTAATAACATACTTAATATTGTCACTTATATGGTCGTGGGCTTTTATATTCTACATAAACATATTAGCATAGATGAAGGTGTGTACGTTATAGCATTAGCTACAAGCTTCTATATTGAATTTAATAAAGTATTCAATTTAATACCTGAGTTTTCAGTATTGAAAAAAGCTGCACAGCGTATAGATGAATGGTTTTTAACTGAACCTAATAGTGTTGATATGGCATCATTTAATAAAGTAAATGTTATAAATGTTAGTAAAAATTATGGTGAAAAGCAAGTTTTTAAAGATGTTTCATTCAACCTGTCTTCTGACAAAATTTCATTTATTTGCGGTGAAAATGGATGTGGAAAATCTACCTTGTTAAAAATGATGGTCGGATTGATTAATTGCTCAAAAGGTAAGATATCCTATGATGGGTTTGACCCCTGCTTTGTATCAGAACAATCATTGCTAAAACACATCAATTATCTTAAACAAAGTGATCCTGTTTTAACTATAACATCATATGAAATGTTCAAGATGATTGATGAAGTAAGAATAGATAATACGATGGAAATAGCTAGAAAATTTGGTCTAAATGATGATGAAATCAAAAATCAGATGATAACGGAGTTATCGGGTGGTCAAAAGAAAAAAGTTTATCTTTCAATTGTTCTTAGTAATGATGATAAGTTTTTGTTATTAGATGAACCGACGAATTCCTTAGATAAAGATGGAATTGAAGTTCTAAAAGAATTATTAAAGAAACGTAAAAAAGGGGCTATCATTGTTACCCATGATGACGATATGATGAACTTAGCTGATAAAGTAGTTTCCATGGATTAG